A window of the Cystobacter fuscus genome harbors these coding sequences:
- a CDS encoding type I polyketide synthase, giving the protein MTESENPLKPGTHTATKVERDEDAETGALAASGEVEPLAVVGLACRFPGAPDAEAFWRVLCEGRELLQEVPADRWDAHAWYDPDPQAEGRMITRHGYFLEGVSGFDPLFFGISPREAAEMDPQQRLMLEVAWEALADAGLPPSSLKGSRTGVFMGSIWHDYADRHLSERAAVTLHSATGQSLNIVANRLSYTLGLKGPSLTVDTACSSSLVAVHLACQSLRSGESRLALVGGVNLMFSPEANVLLSKFGGLSPDGRSKAFAAGADGFGRGEGAGLVVLQPLSAAIAAGARIYCIIRGSAVNNNGLGNGLTAPSVPGQAALLREAYARAGVPTNRVHYVETHGTGTALGDPTEASALGAALGEGRAIDRPLLIGSLKANIGHLEGAAGIAGVIKVALALSRRLVPPHMLHGEPNPRIPFGELRLSLPRHTLPWPGEDGPATAGVSAFGWGGTNAHVVMEESPVGGEDLLPLAADGAEELLAQAARAEELVLNRAAPVALRDLCRTWALHAGAGGHRAAMVFRTRSDLAALLKSLRQGKRRTGLFTGEPCERPRVAFVCAPQGSEWPAMGRELLATEPVFRARVEALDASFMPLAGWSLVERLREPHARGQTDEDSAEPLTFAVQMGLAALWRSWGVEPEAVVGHGVGEVAAACIAGGLDEVDAVWKVYRASRLRQWEPLRDELEAAQERLWERSSGPMWLSTLAREVGPEGRVGDARCRNPRQPVRFAQAAERLVSEGFDTFVELSPHPVLCRPVEQLLRKAVRAGVVVGSLRRDEPRAALLEALGALHARGVAVRWSALPPPESPVSELPAPTRPSGDSTRVELLPLSAQTPEALARAAHLLLARLEERPLSLHDVCYTASVHSGHLHYRLALQARTHAEARASLGAFLRGESRPGLSITRHADGRHQPVVFVFPGQGSQWAGMGRRLMAEEPVFRSAIEQCDAALRRHVDWSLVELLRSDSPGWMERVDQVQPALFAVQVALARLWRAWGVVPDGVVGHSMGEVAAAHVAGALSLDDAARVICRRSLLLRRVSGQGGMAMVELTLEEARAAIQGLEDWLSVAASNSPRSTVLSGDTHALGQVLEKLEAQEVFCRRVKVDVASHSPQMEPLREDLLRALEGLSPRRGEVPLYSTVTGQVMDGSDLEPAYWVRNLREPVLLSPVVERLATSGHTLFVEVSPHPVLLPSIEQTIAHLRLEGTVLPSMRREKNEREVMLETLGGLYVVGHEVEWKALYPEGGRQVRLPDYPWQRQDCWFQPGAKPALPQGQREAAPASVLGEPRRSSLRPGAFFWDVDVGLQSIPWLADHKVQGSVLLPTTAYLDWVMTAVQSALGPGPWVLEELRIDDALALLGDSVRRAELLVDVSSTGAISFKVSSFIPTPGGSGAEMWTVHAGGRVRASDSHTRSAPAPVVVEELQRRLPSRLLIGEAHYHEMEQRGLQYGPTFRGVQEVWSTDGEALGRIAVPEALGAAGGLHPGVLDAALQVLLECLPSDETTFVPVRLRHFELLRRGSPQWAHARITPRESWRKGSTLEGDVTLLDGQGAALAVVEGLELAALPTRYGKARAEQDRSLFEVAWRRAGLPAVFEPGSADTPWLIFQDASGVGEALAQMLESWGGACVRVEAGTGLRRIHARHYTVAPGSREDLSAVVRQCFPEENSCAGVAYLWGLDAAEPDAPGEQALESAMRTCGGALRVVQEMLRWGWRDPPRLWLVTRGAWPVLGSPTPGALQAALWGLGRTVGQEHPELRCTCVDLDPSSAQVDVESLGRELSARAEDEQVALRGGTRMVARLVRRSAAKDMLNEPLLPAVGRSFLVETAPAASFGGVVVRMAERRRPARGEVEIAVEASALNFIDVMKTMGLYVMKDVEGGRSGVPLEGLPLGLDCAGRVVAVGEGVEGLAVGDAVVAFTRSAMASHVVVDARFVARRPPDMGVEEASSIPSVFMTAWYALHHLAHLGAGERILIHSAAGGLGLAAVQIAQALGAEVFATAGTPEKRELLRGMGIAHVMDSHTLAFADEVMRVTDGEGVDVVLNSLSGDAITRSMEVLAPDGRFLEVGNRDIHAGRSLELSQFSRRLMYVAIDLGGLRDRRPALCARLLHEVMERMASGMLRPVQHRSFPVSQVSEAFREMARGQHVGKLVVTMQDPQLRVVPPKPGFRVRADGSYLITGGLGGLGLSAAQWLVGHGARHLVLLGRGAPSESVTEKLEAMRATGARVEVARVDVADARGLAEVVARTHGELPTLRGVLHCAGVLDDGILEQQEPSRFREVLTPKIQGAWNLHALTRDEPLDFFVLYSSMAALLGMPGQGNYAAANAAMDALAHHRRQQGLPALSVNWGPFSEVGLAAARANRGERLAFQGMASFTTRQGDVLLERLLAEGAANAGAVLLDLRQWLQFFPSAASQHVWEELAQESHAEGARGRSSLLLDLKRCAPGGRVAMLENYLRERLAQVLRVDPTRIGRHEPFRGLGLDSLMSLELRNRIEAALDLKLSVTLLWARSTLMALSAYLLEQLGLAPVQEQAAPAAPVEKPRKEKSRPAPVEQEVHQLAELSEGKLLEMVDDALAGWEDAS; this is encoded by the coding sequence ATGACGGAGAGCGAGAACCCCCTGAAGCCCGGCACCCACACCGCCACGAAGGTGGAGCGCGACGAGGACGCGGAGACGGGAGCCCTGGCGGCCTCGGGTGAAGTGGAGCCGCTGGCGGTGGTGGGGTTGGCGTGCCGCTTTCCCGGGGCGCCGGACGCGGAGGCGTTCTGGCGCGTGTTGTGCGAGGGCCGGGAGTTGCTCCAGGAGGTTCCCGCGGATCGCTGGGACGCGCATGCCTGGTACGATCCGGACCCCCAGGCCGAGGGGCGGATGATCACCCGCCACGGCTATTTCCTCGAGGGGGTGAGCGGGTTCGATCCGCTCTTCTTCGGCATCTCCCCGCGCGAGGCCGCGGAGATGGATCCCCAGCAGCGGTTGATGCTGGAGGTGGCGTGGGAGGCCCTGGCGGACGCGGGCCTGCCCCCCTCGAGCCTCAAGGGCTCGCGCACGGGCGTGTTCATGGGCTCCATCTGGCATGACTACGCGGACCGCCACCTGAGCGAGCGCGCGGCGGTGACGCTGCACAGCGCCACGGGCCAGTCGCTCAACATCGTGGCCAACCGCCTCTCGTACACGCTGGGACTCAAGGGGCCGAGCCTCACGGTGGACACGGCGTGCTCCTCGTCGCTCGTGGCGGTGCACCTGGCGTGTCAGAGCCTGCGCTCGGGGGAGAGCCGGCTGGCGCTGGTGGGCGGCGTCAACCTGATGTTCTCGCCCGAGGCGAACGTGCTCCTGTCCAAGTTCGGCGGGCTGTCGCCGGACGGGCGCAGCAAGGCGTTCGCGGCGGGCGCGGATGGCTTCGGGCGAGGGGAGGGCGCGGGGCTCGTGGTGCTCCAGCCGCTGTCGGCGGCGATCGCCGCGGGCGCGCGCATCTACTGCATCATCCGCGGCAGCGCGGTGAACAACAACGGCCTGGGCAACGGGCTCACCGCGCCGAGCGTGCCCGGTCAGGCGGCGCTCCTGCGCGAGGCCTACGCGCGCGCGGGCGTGCCCACCAACCGCGTGCACTACGTGGAGACGCACGGCACGGGCACCGCCCTGGGAGACCCCACCGAGGCGAGCGCCCTGGGCGCGGCGCTCGGTGAGGGCCGTGCCATCGATCGGCCGCTGCTCATCGGCTCGCTCAAGGCGAACATCGGCCACCTGGAGGGCGCCGCGGGCATCGCGGGCGTCATCAAGGTGGCGCTCGCGCTGTCGCGCCGGCTCGTGCCCCCGCACATGCTGCACGGCGAGCCCAACCCCCGCATCCCCTTCGGCGAGCTGCGGCTGAGCCTGCCGCGCCACACGCTGCCCTGGCCCGGAGAGGACGGGCCGGCCACCGCGGGCGTGAGCGCGTTCGGCTGGGGCGGCACCAACGCCCACGTCGTGATGGAGGAGTCCCCCGTGGGGGGCGAGGACCTCCTGCCCCTGGCGGCCGACGGCGCCGAGGAGCTGCTCGCCCAGGCGGCCCGCGCGGAGGAGCTGGTGCTCAACCGCGCGGCGCCGGTGGCCCTGCGCGACCTGTGCCGCACCTGGGCCCTGCACGCGGGCGCGGGTGGCCACCGCGCGGCCATGGTGTTCCGCACGCGCTCGGACCTGGCCGCGCTGCTCAAGAGCCTGCGCCAGGGCAAGCGCCGCACGGGCCTCTTCACCGGCGAGCCCTGTGAGCGCCCGCGCGTGGCCTTCGTGTGCGCGCCCCAGGGCTCGGAATGGCCCGCCATGGGCCGGGAGCTGCTGGCCACCGAGCCCGTGTTCCGCGCCCGCGTGGAGGCACTGGACGCGAGCTTCATGCCGCTGGCGGGCTGGTCCCTCGTGGAGAGGCTGCGCGAGCCGCACGCGCGCGGGCAGACGGACGAGGACTCCGCGGAGCCCTTGACGTTCGCGGTGCAGATGGGGCTCGCGGCGCTGTGGCGCTCCTGGGGCGTGGAGCCCGAGGCCGTGGTGGGTCATGGCGTGGGCGAGGTGGCCGCGGCGTGCATCGCCGGCGGACTGGACGAGGTGGACGCGGTGTGGAAGGTGTATCGCGCGAGCCGCCTGCGGCAGTGGGAGCCCCTGCGCGACGAGCTGGAAGCGGCCCAGGAGCGGCTGTGGGAACGCTCGAGCGGCCCCATGTGGCTGTCCACCCTGGCGCGCGAGGTGGGCCCGGAGGGCCGCGTCGGTGACGCGCGCTGCCGCAACCCGCGCCAGCCGGTGCGCTTCGCCCAGGCCGCCGAGCGGCTCGTCTCCGAGGGCTTCGACACCTTCGTGGAGCTCAGCCCCCACCCGGTGCTGTGCCGTCCGGTGGAGCAGCTCTTGCGCAAGGCCGTGCGCGCGGGCGTGGTGGTGGGCTCGCTGCGGCGCGACGAGCCCCGCGCCGCCCTGCTCGAGGCGCTCGGGGCCCTGCATGCCCGGGGTGTCGCGGTGCGCTGGAGCGCGCTGCCTCCCCCGGAGTCGCCCGTGAGCGAGCTGCCCGCCCCGACACGGCCTTCCGGAGACTCCACGCGCGTGGAGCTGCTGCCCCTGTCCGCGCAGACGCCCGAGGCGCTCGCCCGGGCCGCGCACCTGCTGCTCGCCCGGCTCGAGGAGCGCCCGCTGTCGCTGCACGACGTCTGCTACACGGCCTCCGTCCACAGCGGCCACCTGCACTACCGCCTGGCGCTCCAGGCGCGCACCCACGCCGAGGCCCGGGCGAGCCTGGGCGCCTTCCTGCGCGGAGAGAGCCGCCCCGGCCTGTCCATCACCCGCCACGCGGATGGTCGGCACCAGCCCGTGGTGTTCGTCTTCCCGGGGCAGGGCTCGCAGTGGGCCGGCATGGGCCGGCGCCTCATGGCCGAGGAGCCCGTGTTCCGCTCCGCCATCGAGCAGTGCGACGCGGCGCTGCGCCGCCACGTGGACTGGTCCCTCGTGGAGCTGCTGCGCTCGGACTCGCCCGGGTGGATGGAGCGCGTGGATCAGGTGCAGCCCGCGCTCTTCGCCGTGCAGGTGGCGCTCGCGCGGCTGTGGCGCGCCTGGGGCGTGGTGCCCGATGGCGTGGTGGGCCACAGCATGGGCGAGGTGGCCGCGGCGCACGTGGCCGGGGCGCTGAGCCTCGACGACGCGGCGCGCGTCATCTGCCGTCGCAGCCTGCTGCTGCGCCGCGTGAGTGGCCAGGGCGGCATGGCCATGGTGGAGCTGACGTTGGAGGAGGCCCGCGCCGCCATCCAGGGCCTGGAGGACTGGCTGTCCGTGGCCGCCAGCAACAGCCCCCGCTCCACCGTGCTCTCCGGGGATACCCACGCGCTCGGCCAGGTGCTGGAGAAGCTGGAGGCCCAGGAGGTGTTCTGCCGCCGGGTGAAGGTGGACGTGGCCTCGCACAGCCCGCAGATGGAGCCCCTGCGCGAGGATCTGCTGCGCGCCCTGGAGGGCCTGTCGCCCCGGCGCGGCGAGGTGCCGCTGTACTCCACGGTGACGGGCCAGGTGATGGACGGCTCGGACCTGGAGCCGGCCTACTGGGTGCGCAACCTGCGCGAGCCGGTGCTGCTCTCGCCGGTGGTGGAGCGCCTGGCCACCAGCGGCCACACGCTCTTCGTGGAGGTGAGCCCGCATCCGGTGCTGCTGCCCTCCATCGAGCAGACCATCGCCCACCTGCGCCTGGAGGGCACGGTGCTGCCGTCGATGCGGCGCGAGAAGAACGAGCGCGAGGTGATGCTGGAGACGCTCGGTGGCCTCTACGTGGTGGGCCACGAGGTGGAGTGGAAGGCGCTCTACCCGGAAGGGGGCCGCCAGGTGCGGCTGCCGGACTATCCCTGGCAGCGCCAGGACTGCTGGTTCCAACCCGGTGCCAAGCCGGCCCTCCCCCAGGGGCAGCGCGAGGCGGCGCCGGCCTCGGTGCTGGGCGAGCCCCGCCGCTCCTCCCTGCGCCCCGGGGCCTTCTTCTGGGACGTGGACGTGGGACTCCAGTCCATTCCCTGGCTGGCGGACCACAAGGTGCAGGGCTCCGTGCTGCTGCCCACCACGGCCTACCTGGACTGGGTGATGACGGCGGTGCAGTCCGCGCTCGGCCCCGGGCCCTGGGTGCTCGAGGAGCTGCGCATCGACGACGCCCTGGCGCTGCTCGGCGACAGCGTGCGCCGGGCCGAGCTGCTCGTGGACGTGAGCTCCACGGGCGCCATCTCCTTCAAGGTGTCCAGCTTCATCCCCACCCCGGGCGGCAGCGGCGCGGAGATGTGGACGGTGCACGCGGGCGGCCGGGTGCGTGCCTCGGACAGCCACACCCGGAGCGCGCCGGCGCCCGTCGTGGTGGAGGAGCTCCAGCGGCGCCTGCCGTCCCGGCTGCTCATCGGCGAGGCGCACTACCACGAGATGGAGCAGCGCGGACTCCAGTACGGCCCCACCTTCCGCGGCGTGCAGGAGGTGTGGAGCACGGACGGCGAGGCCCTGGGCCGCATCGCCGTGCCCGAAGCGCTCGGGGCCGCGGGCGGCCTGCACCCCGGGGTGCTCGACGCGGCGCTCCAGGTGTTGCTCGAGTGCCTGCCCTCGGATGAGACCACCTTCGTGCCCGTGCGCCTGCGCCACTTCGAGCTGCTGCGCCGGGGCTCGCCCCAGTGGGCCCACGCGCGCATCACCCCCCGCGAGTCCTGGCGCAAGGGTTCCACCCTGGAGGGCGACGTGACGCTGCTGGACGGGCAGGGCGCCGCGCTCGCCGTGGTGGAGGGCCTGGAGCTCGCGGCCCTGCCCACGCGCTACGGCAAGGCGCGCGCCGAGCAGGATCGCTCGCTCTTCGAGGTCGCCTGGCGCCGCGCGGGTCTGCCCGCCGTGTTCGAGCCGGGCTCCGCCGACACGCCGTGGCTCATCTTCCAGGATGCCTCCGGCGTGGGCGAGGCGCTCGCGCAGATGCTGGAGTCGTGGGGCGGGGCGTGCGTCCGCGTGGAGGCGGGCACGGGCCTGCGCCGCATCCACGCCCGTCACTACACCGTGGCCCCGGGCTCGCGCGAGGACCTGAGCGCCGTGGTGCGCCAGTGCTTCCCCGAGGAGAACTCCTGCGCGGGCGTGGCCTACCTGTGGGGCCTGGACGCGGCCGAGCCGGACGCGCCGGGCGAACAGGCGCTCGAGTCGGCGATGCGCACCTGCGGCGGCGCACTCCGGGTGGTGCAGGAGATGCTGCGCTGGGGCTGGAGGGATCCGCCGCGGCTGTGGCTGGTGACGCGCGGGGCGTGGCCGGTGCTGGGCTCACCCACGCCGGGCGCGCTCCAGGCGGCGCTCTGGGGCCTGGGCCGCACGGTGGGGCAGGAGCACCCGGAGCTGCGCTGCACGTGCGTGGACCTGGATCCTTCCTCCGCCCAGGTGGACGTGGAGTCGCTGGGCCGGGAGCTGTCGGCGCGCGCGGAGGACGAGCAGGTGGCCCTGCGCGGGGGAACGCGCATGGTGGCGCGGCTCGTGCGGCGCTCGGCGGCCAAGGACATGCTCAACGAGCCCCTGCTGCCCGCGGTTGGCAGGAGCTTCCTGGTGGAGACGGCACCCGCGGCCTCCTTCGGCGGCGTGGTGGTCCGCATGGCCGAGCGGCGCCGCCCCGCGCGCGGAGAGGTGGAGATCGCCGTCGAGGCCTCGGCCCTCAACTTCATCGACGTGATGAAGACCATGGGCCTGTACGTGATGAAGGACGTGGAGGGGGGACGCTCGGGCGTGCCGCTGGAGGGGCTGCCGCTCGGACTGGACTGCGCGGGCCGGGTGGTGGCGGTGGGCGAGGGCGTGGAGGGACTCGCGGTGGGTGACGCGGTGGTGGCCTTCACGCGCTCGGCCATGGCCTCGCACGTCGTCGTGGACGCGCGCTTCGTGGCGCGCCGGCCCCCGGACATGGGCGTGGAGGAGGCCAGCTCCATCCCCAGCGTCTTCATGACGGCCTGGTACGCGTTGCACCACCTCGCCCACCTGGGCGCGGGCGAGCGCATCCTCATCCACTCGGCCGCGGGTGGGCTCGGGCTCGCGGCGGTGCAGATCGCCCAGGCGCTGGGCGCGGAGGTGTTCGCCACCGCGGGCACGCCCGAGAAGCGCGAGCTGCTGCGCGGCATGGGCATTGCCCACGTGATGGACTCGCACACGCTCGCCTTCGCCGACGAGGTGATGCGCGTGACGGACGGGGAGGGCGTGGACGTGGTGCTCAACTCCCTCTCCGGAGACGCCATCACCCGGAGCATGGAGGTGCTGGCTCCGGACGGCCGCTTCCTCGAGGTGGGCAACCGGGACATCCACGCCGGACGCTCGCTGGAGCTGTCCCAGTTCAGCCGTCGGCTCATGTACGTCGCCATCGACCTGGGCGGCTTGCGTGATCGTCGGCCGGCGCTGTGCGCGCGCCTGTTGCACGAGGTGATGGAGCGCATGGCCTCCGGCATGCTCCGGCCCGTCCAGCACCGCTCCTTCCCCGTGTCGCAGGTGTCGGAGGCCTTCCGGGAGATGGCGCGGGGCCAGCACGTGGGCAAGCTCGTCGTCACGATGCAGGATCCGCAGCTGCGCGTCGTCCCGCCCAAGCCGGGCTTCCGGGTGCGCGCGGACGGCTCGTACCTCATCACCGGAGGACTCGGGGGCCTGGGTCTGTCGGCGGCCCAGTGGCTCGTGGGGCATGGCGCACGTCACCTGGTGCTGCTGGGCCGCGGCGCCCCGTCCGAGTCCGTCACCGAGAAGCTGGAGGCGATGCGGGCCACGGGGGCGCGCGTGGAGGTGGCGCGCGTGGACGTGGCGGACGCCCGGGGGCTCGCCGAGGTGGTGGCGCGCACGCACGGCGAGCTGCCCACGCTCCGGGGCGTGCTGCACTGCGCGGGTGTGCTCGATGACGGCATCCTCGAGCAGCAGGAGCCCTCGCGCTTCCGCGAGGTGCTGACGCCGAAGATCCAGGGCGCCTGGAACCTGCACGCGCTCACCCGCGACGAGCCGCTGGACTTCTTCGTCCTCTACTCCTCCATGGCGGCGCTGCTGGGCATGCCGGGACAGGGCAACTACGCGGCGGCCAACGCCGCCATGGACGCGCTGGCCCACCACCGGCGCCAGCAGGGCCTGCCCGCCCTGAGCGTGAACTGGGGACCCTTCTCCGAGGTGGGTCTGGCCGCGGCGCGGGCCAACCGGGGCGAGCGCCTCGCGTTCCAGGGCATGGCGAGCTTCACGACCAGACAGGGCGACGTGCTGCTCGAGCGCCTGCTCGCGGAGGGCGCGGCGAACGCGGGCGCGGTGCTGTTGGATCTGCGCCAGTGGTTGCAGTTCTTCCCGAGCGCGGCCTCCCAGCACGTCTGGGAGGAGCTGGCGCAGGAGAGTCACGCCGAGGGCGCGCGGGGTCGCTCCAGCCTGCTGTTGGATCTCAAGCGCTGCGCGCCGGGCGGACGCGTGGCGATGCTGGAGAACTACCTGCGCGAGCGGCTCGCCCAGGTGCTCCGGGTGGACCCCACGCGTATCGGGCGGCATGAGCCGTTCCGGGGCCTGGGGCTCGACTCGCTGATGAGCCTGGAGCTGCGCAACCGCATCGAGGCCGCGCTGGACCTGAAGCTGTCGGTGACGCTGCTGTGGGCGCGCTCCACGCTGATGGCCCTGTCGGCCTACCTGCTGGAGCAGCTCGGCCTGGCGCCCGTGCAGGAGCAGGCGGCGCCGGCGGCGCCCGTGGAGAAGCCTCGCAAGGAGAAGAGCCGGCCCGCTCCCGTGGAGCAGGAGGTGCACCAGCTCGCCGAGCTGTCCGAGGGGAAGTTGCTCGAGATGGTGGATGACGCGCTGGCGGGCTGGGAGGACGCATCGTGA
- a CDS encoding CaiB/BaiF CoA transferase family protein, with protein sequence MNTLPLSGLKVLDLSRLLPGPYATLVLADLGATVDRVEDPAGGDPLRQMPPLSDSGESALFYGLNRNKRSLTLDLKSPAGRDAFLRLVRGYDVLVESFRPGVMDRLGLGWDALHALHPRLVYCAISGYGQTGPDRLQAGHDLNYVARAGVLGYGGQADGAPAFPGVQVGDIGGGSLFALVGVLAALHERERTGQGRFVDVSMTDGALAFLHMHLAARLFLGDQAPPLRRGADVLNGGFAGYGLYRTADGRYLSVGALEPKFFAGVCEVLGRPELLADGYSPGEAGARVKAELTRLFAEHPLAYWMERFTGQDVCVEPVLEGDEVLADAQLRARGLFARSVDTPRGRTVTHLLTPLRLGDTPLRPPPSLGQHSREILQEAGLSLEEIEKLGIQAMPGIE encoded by the coding sequence ATGAACACGCTTCCCCTGTCTGGCCTCAAGGTCCTGGATCTCTCCCGGCTGCTGCCGGGCCCGTACGCCACGCTGGTGCTCGCCGACCTGGGCGCCACGGTGGATCGGGTGGAGGACCCCGCCGGGGGCGATCCCCTGCGCCAGATGCCTCCCCTGAGCGACAGCGGCGAGAGCGCGCTGTTCTACGGGCTCAACCGCAACAAGCGCTCGCTCACGCTCGATCTCAAGTCCCCCGCGGGCCGCGATGCCTTCCTGCGCCTGGTGCGGGGCTACGACGTGCTCGTGGAGAGCTTCCGGCCGGGCGTCATGGATCGCCTGGGGCTGGGCTGGGACGCGCTGCACGCGCTCCACCCGCGGCTCGTCTACTGCGCCATCTCCGGCTACGGCCAGACGGGCCCGGACAGGCTCCAGGCGGGGCATGATCTCAACTACGTGGCGCGTGCGGGGGTGCTCGGCTACGGCGGACAGGCGGACGGCGCGCCCGCCTTTCCCGGCGTGCAGGTGGGCGACATCGGCGGCGGCAGCCTCTTCGCGCTGGTGGGCGTGCTCGCGGCGCTCCACGAGCGCGAGCGCACCGGCCAGGGTCGCTTCGTGGACGTGTCCATGACGGACGGCGCCCTGGCCTTCCTCCACATGCACCTGGCCGCGCGGCTCTTCCTCGGCGACCAGGCGCCCCCCCTGCGTCGCGGCGCGGACGTGCTCAACGGCGGCTTCGCCGGCTATGGGCTCTACCGCACCGCGGATGGCCGCTACCTCTCCGTGGGCGCCCTCGAACCCAAGTTCTTCGCCGGCGTGTGCGAGGTGCTCGGCCGCCCCGAGCTGCTCGCCGACGGCTACTCCCCGGGCGAGGCGGGCGCGCGCGTGAAGGCCGAGCTCACGCGCCTGTTCGCCGAGCATCCGCTGGCGTACTGGATGGAACGCTTCACCGGCCAGGACGTGTGTGTCGAACCCGTACTCGAAGGCGACGAGGTGCTCGCGGATGCCCAGCTGCGCGCCCGCGGTCTGTTCGCGCGGTCCGTGGATACCCCACGGGGGAGAACGGTGACCCACCTGCTCACGCCGCTGCGCCTGGGCGACACGCCGCTGCGTCCTCCTCCCTCTCTGGGACAGCACTCCCGGGAGATCCTCCAGGAAGCGGGCTTGAGCCTGGAAGAGATTGAAAAGCTGGGCATCCAGGCCATGCCAGGAATTGAATGA
- a CDS encoding SCP2 sterol-binding domain-containing protein translates to MNSKDIIESRIPSILKEKPELAKEINAVIHFDISGDNGGKWTLDCTKPEGWVSEGINGASKMTVYMSNDDFVKITEKKLNSQMAAMQGKIKFKPMDMGLAMKLAKLLG, encoded by the coding sequence ATGAACTCGAAGGACATCATCGAGAGCCGCATCCCGAGCATCCTCAAGGAGAAGCCGGAGCTGGCCAAGGAGATCAACGCGGTCATCCACTTCGACATCAGTGGCGACAACGGCGGCAAGTGGACGCTGGACTGTACCAAGCCCGAGGGCTGGGTGTCCGAGGGCATCAACGGCGCGTCCAAGATGACCGTCTACATGAGCAACGACGACTTCGTGAAGATCACCGAGAAGAAGCTCAACTCGCAGATGGCCGCCATGCAGGGGAAGATCAAGTTCAAGCCCATGGACATGGGCCTCGCCATGAAGCTGGCGAAGCTGCTGGGCTAG
- a CDS encoding response regulator, whose protein sequence is MLVVDDDPDILEALSEILEAEGFEIRRARNGKEALERLEPDPPQLILLDLMMPVMDGWEFAQRMRQRPSVAHIPIIVLSADRNVGLKATDIGATGHLAKPFELSDLLDMVRRALASGTRGTAR, encoded by the coding sequence GTGCTGGTGGTCGATGACGACCCCGACATCCTCGAGGCCCTGTCGGAAATCCTCGAGGCCGAGGGCTTCGAGATCCGCCGGGCACGCAATGGCAAGGAGGCTCTCGAACGGCTCGAGCCCGATCCCCCCCAGCTCATCCTGTTGGATCTGATGATGCCGGTGATGGACGGCTGGGAGTTCGCCCAGCGCATGCGCCAGCGGCCCAGCGTGGCCCACATCCCCATCATCGTCCTGAGCGCCGACCGCAACGTGGGCCTCAAGGCCACGGACATCGGCGCCACGGGCCACCTGGCCAAGCCCTTCGAATTGAGTGATCTGCTCGACATGGTCCGCCGGGCCCTGGCCAGCGGCACGCGCGGCACCGCTCGCTGA
- a CDS encoding sensor histidine kinase, translated as MGADEPGFAILSRRGQLQPLDERLSAQLGLERLPETVGSVAELMEAAGFLPRAGGELWEREDRLLRVGERPMGDGARLVWAQLQEDDATLIHRRVRYLGMASHDLRGALANVRSYAALLLNGRIPLEAKARRGLETILRNTDKALSFSQDFFDASRADLGMLACERERQPLEPLLTAAVERHLEAAGTASVALGLELPGGPLPEVDVDAGRVQHAVEAFIRHHLLRAHAGEQLRVRVQLQGQWLRVEVRRDGIPVPDEELALVFAREERAFREKKLEDPLRLALAQQEVEALGGSVGASSDAGGTTLYLTLPAMLATSAGVQV; from the coding sequence ATGGGCGCCGACGAGCCTGGCTTCGCCATCCTGTCACGGCGCGGCCAGCTCCAGCCCCTGGACGAGCGGCTGAGCGCCCAGCTGGGACTGGAGCGTCTGCCCGAGACCGTGGGATCCGTGGCGGAGCTGATGGAGGCGGCGGGCTTCCTCCCCCGGGCGGGCGGAGAGCTGTGGGAGCGCGAGGATCGGCTGCTGCGGGTGGGCGAGCGGCCCATGGGCGATGGCGCGCGGCTGGTATGGGCCCAGCTCCAGGAAGACGACGCGACGCTCATCCACCGCCGCGTGCGCTACCTGGGCATGGCCTCGCACGATCTCCGGGGCGCGCTGGCCAACGTGCGCTCCTACGCGGCCCTGCTGCTCAACGGCCGCATCCCCCTGGAGGCCAAGGCCAGGCGTGGGTTGGAGACCATCCTGCGCAACACCGACAAGGCCCTGTCGTTCTCCCAGGACTTCTTCGACGCGAGCCGGGCCGATCTGGGCATGCTGGCGTGCGAGCGGGAGCGGCAGCCGCTCGAGCCCCTGCTTACCGCCGCGGTGGAGCGCCACCTGGAGGCGGCGGGCACGGCCAGCGTGGCGCTCGGCCTGGAGCTGCCGGGCGGTCCCCTGCCCGAGGTGGATGTGGACGCGGGGCGCGTCCAGCACGCCGTGGAGGCCTTCATCCGCCACCATCTGCTGCGCGCCCATGCCGGAGAACAACTCCGGGTGAGGGTCCAGCTCCAGGGACAGTGGCTGCGAGTGGAGGTCCGGCGGGATGGGATCCCCGTACCGGACGAGGAGCTCGCCCTGGTGTTCGCCCGGGAGGAGCGCGCCTTCCGCGAGAAGAAGCTGGAGGATCCGCTGCGCCTGGCGCTCGCTCAACAGGAAGTGGAGGCGCTGGGAGGCTCGGTGGGGGCGAGCAGCGACGCGGGCGGCACGACGCTCTACCTCACCCTGCCCGCCATGCTCGCTACCTCCGCGGGCGTCCAGGTGTAG
- a CDS encoding twin-arginine translocase TatA/TatE family subunit, translating into MGLKPMEILLIMGALLLLFGGSRLPQLGSSLGSAIRNFKRGFSGEESAPEEKKPTPTFAEGSNGVDMKDANARSASRQG; encoded by the coding sequence ATGGGTCTGAAACCGATGGAGATTCTGTTGATCATGGGGGCGCTGCTCCTCCTCTTCGGAGGCTCGCGCCTGCCGCAGCTGGGCTCTTCCCTGGGGAGCGCCATCCGCAACTTCAAGCGGGGCTTCAGCGGTGAGGAGTCCGCGCCCGAGGAGAAGAAGCCCACGCCGACCTTCGCCGAGGGCTCCAATGGCGTGGACATGAAGGACGCCAACGCGCGCAGCGCCAGCCGTCAGGGCTGA